The proteins below come from a single Afipia felis ATCC 53690 genomic window:
- a CDS encoding SDR family oxidoreductase: MTAFLVTGATGMLGGYVSSMADARGYETIAPPRSEWDLRNPGSIAALIKKVKPAYVLHLAAKTDVDACERDPASAAQMNVTATEEIAKATAEVGGWLAYISTGCVFGGAGKPTYNELDLPCPVHYYGRSKLWGEYAVNKHLPFNHLIVRAGWMIGGGPEKDHKFVGKIISQIRNGASEIKAVDDKHGTITVARDLANFLLASANEGRRGLVHFASKGLATRFQIAAEIANALHYRGSLLPVTSDMFPLAAPRPTFEGLESVYLTGESGSNYFERWQDDLRKYVSEF, encoded by the coding sequence GTGACTGCATTTCTGGTGACGGGCGCGACCGGCATGTTGGGCGGCTATGTATCGAGCATGGCGGACGCGCGGGGTTACGAGACGATCGCTCCTCCCCGCTCGGAATGGGACTTGAGAAATCCGGGATCGATCGCTGCCCTCATCAAGAAAGTGAAGCCCGCCTACGTCTTGCACCTCGCAGCCAAAACGGATGTCGACGCGTGCGAGCGAGACCCGGCCAGCGCAGCGCAGATGAACGTCACCGCCACGGAAGAAATCGCAAAGGCAACTGCGGAGGTTGGAGGCTGGCTGGCTTATATTTCCACCGGCTGCGTTTTCGGCGGCGCAGGTAAACCGACCTACAACGAATTGGATTTGCCCTGTCCGGTTCATTATTACGGCCGCTCCAAGCTATGGGGCGAATACGCCGTCAACAAACATCTCCCCTTCAATCACCTGATCGTCCGTGCAGGCTGGATGATCGGAGGCGGCCCCGAGAAAGATCACAAATTCGTCGGGAAGATCATTTCGCAGATCCGAAACGGGGCAAGCGAGATCAAGGCCGTCGACGACAAGCATGGCACCATCACCGTGGCCAGAGATTTGGCGAACTTCCTGCTGGCATCGGCGAACGAAGGACGACGCGGTCTTGTTCACTTCGCCAGCAAAGGCCTTGCGACCCGATTCCAGATCGCGGCAGAAATAGCGAATGCGCTTCACTATCGTGGATCGTTGCTGCCCGTGACGTCGGATATGTTTCCGCTAGCTGCGCCGCGGCCGACCTTCGAAGGACTTGAATCCGTCTATCTCACAGGCGAGAGCGGGAGCAACTATTTCGAGCGCTGGCAGGACGATCTCAGAAAATACGTTTCGGAATTCTAG
- the rfbB gene encoding dTDP-glucose 4,6-dehydratase has product MKLLVTGGAGFIGSAVVRHFAGRSSVEVVNVDALTYAGNLDSLNSIAEAPNYNFIKADICDQPLIARIFREYRPDAVMHLAAESHVDRSIDGAAAFIRTNIQGTHTLLEVARAYWNELDRARQERFRFHHVSTDEVYGELGNEGAFTEETPYAPNSPYAATKASSDHLVRAWHRTYGLPTIISNCSNNYGPFQFPEKLIPLTILNALEKQPLPVYGRGENVRDWLYVGDHVAALDLILSEGKPGSTYNVGGGAEMKNIDVVRTICALMDELSPKSTPHAELITFVTDRPGHDFRYAINADKINASLGWRPSETFASGLRQTVAWYLANRNWWERIRSGVYRGERLGVAIA; this is encoded by the coding sequence ATGAAGTTATTGGTCACCGGCGGTGCGGGATTTATCGGCTCTGCAGTCGTTCGCCATTTCGCGGGTCGATCGTCAGTCGAAGTCGTCAACGTCGATGCTCTGACATATGCGGGCAATCTTGATTCGCTGAACTCCATCGCCGAGGCGCCGAACTACAACTTCATCAAAGCTGACATCTGCGATCAGCCCCTGATCGCCCGGATTTTTCGCGAATACCGGCCTGATGCCGTCATGCATCTGGCAGCGGAAAGCCATGTCGACCGCTCGATCGACGGGGCTGCAGCTTTCATCCGCACGAATATCCAGGGGACGCATACGCTGCTCGAGGTCGCGCGAGCCTATTGGAATGAACTCGACAGAGCGCGTCAGGAGCGTTTCCGGTTTCATCACGTGTCGACGGATGAAGTGTATGGAGAACTGGGGAACGAGGGCGCGTTCACGGAAGAAACACCCTACGCGCCGAATTCGCCTTACGCAGCCACCAAGGCATCCTCGGATCACCTCGTTCGTGCCTGGCACCGCACCTATGGCCTGCCGACGATTATCAGCAACTGCTCGAACAATTACGGCCCGTTTCAGTTTCCGGAGAAGCTGATCCCTCTGACGATCCTGAACGCTTTGGAGAAACAGCCGCTTCCCGTCTATGGCCGTGGCGAGAATGTCCGCGACTGGCTGTATGTCGGGGATCACGTCGCCGCGCTCGATCTCATTCTTAGCGAAGGCAAGCCCGGCAGCACCTATAATGTCGGTGGTGGCGCAGAGATGAAGAATATCGATGTCGTGCGGACGATCTGCGCGCTGATGGATGAGCTGTCGCCGAAATCCACGCCGCACGCGGAACTGATTACATTCGTGACCGACCGGCCCGGTCACGATTTCCGTTACGCCATCAACGCCGACAAGATCAACGCATCGCTCGGATGGCGGCCCAGCGAAACCTTCGCGTCGGGCCTGCGCCAGACGGTTGCCTGGTACTTGGCCAATCGCAATTGGTGGGAACGCATCCGCTCCGGCGTCTATCGCGGCGAACGGCTTGGAGTCGCAATCGCATGA
- a CDS encoding heme ABC transporter ATP-binding protein, whose translation MLKLESACYRIKGALLLDHVSIDFQPGETVAIVGPNGAGKSTLLRLLSGDLGPTSGHVLLADKSMAAYTPRELAMRRAVLSQHIHVSFPFTVEEIVRMGGEAGTLAQTGELIEALLAEVELSAFRHRDFPTLSGGEQQRAHFARTLLQLTLGERAHGKGILLLDEPTSSLDLRHQIKLLDLARAKARAGTTVIAVLHDLNLAVRFADRIVVLKNGRIAADGHPASSINSDIMEQIFGISTDIRRTEDSLPFVLQQDMAIFQPSRQNH comes from the coding sequence ATGCTGAAACTTGAATCGGCCTGCTACCGGATCAAAGGCGCGCTGCTGCTCGATCATGTCAGCATCGACTTCCAACCAGGCGAGACCGTTGCCATCGTCGGCCCCAACGGTGCGGGAAAGTCCACACTGCTGCGCCTTTTGTCCGGCGATCTCGGCCCGACCTCGGGGCACGTGCTGCTCGCGGACAAATCCATGGCCGCCTATACCCCGCGCGAGTTGGCGATGCGGCGCGCGGTGCTGTCGCAGCACATCCATGTCAGCTTTCCGTTCACGGTCGAGGAGATCGTGCGGATGGGCGGCGAAGCCGGAACGCTGGCCCAAACCGGCGAGTTGATCGAAGCGTTGCTGGCCGAGGTCGAACTGTCGGCCTTCAGGCACCGGGATTTTCCGACACTGTCAGGTGGCGAACAGCAACGCGCCCATTTCGCGCGCACGCTGCTGCAGCTCACACTCGGTGAGCGGGCGCATGGCAAGGGCATACTGCTCCTAGATGAACCGACATCGAGCCTCGACCTGCGGCATCAGATCAAGCTGCTCGACCTCGCGCGTGCCAAGGCTCGGGCAGGCACGACGGTGATCGCGGTTCTGCACGATCTCAATCTTGCCGTACGCTTTGCGGATCGCATCGTCGTCCTGAAGAACGGCCGTATCGCAGCCGACGGACACCCGGCATCGAGCATCAATTCGGACATTATGGAGCAGATCTTCGGCATCTCGACCGATATTCGGCGCACAGAGGATTCGCTGCCCTTCGTGCTCCAGCAGGATATGGCGATCTTCCAGCCCTCCCGGCAAAACCATTGA
- the rfbA gene encoding glucose-1-phosphate thymidylyltransferase RfbA, protein MTRKGIILAGGSGTRLHPATQVVSKQLLPVFDKPMIYYPLSTLMLSGIREILIISTSQDLPLFQRLLGDGSQWGLSLNYAPQPSPDGLAQAFIIGEKFIGNSPSALVLGDNIFYGHDLTRLIQSANTRSDGATVFAYHVQDPERYGVASFDRQGRVTAIEEKPKQPKSNYAIVGLYFYDNHAVEYAHDLKPSARGELEITDLNRRYLEAGNLHGEIMGRGFAWFDAGTHQSLLDASQFVATLEERQGIKIASPEEIAWRQKWIDDGQFTRLIAPLRKSGYGLYLQHVLKTENDL, encoded by the coding sequence ATGACTCGCAAAGGCATCATTCTCGCAGGCGGCTCCGGCACAAGGCTTCATCCTGCGACACAGGTCGTCTCGAAACAGCTCCTGCCGGTCTTCGACAAGCCGATGATCTATTATCCATTGTCGACGCTGATGCTGAGCGGTATTCGCGAGATTCTGATTATTTCGACGTCTCAGGATTTGCCGTTATTCCAGCGGCTGCTCGGTGATGGAAGCCAATGGGGTCTCTCGCTCAACTACGCTCCTCAACCATCTCCAGATGGACTCGCACAGGCCTTCATTATCGGCGAAAAATTCATAGGTAACAGTCCATCGGCGCTGGTGCTGGGCGACAACATTTTCTACGGCCACGACCTGACGCGGCTCATCCAGTCTGCAAACACACGCAGCGATGGCGCCACGGTCTTTGCCTACCACGTTCAGGATCCCGAACGGTACGGCGTTGCGAGTTTCGACCGTCAGGGACGCGTGACCGCGATTGAAGAAAAGCCGAAGCAGCCCAAATCAAATTATGCCATCGTTGGTCTGTATTTCTACGACAACCATGCGGTTGAATATGCGCACGACCTGAAGCCCTCGGCGCGAGGCGAACTGGAGATTACGGATCTCAATCGCCGTTATCTCGAAGCCGGCAATCTCCACGGCGAGATCATGGGCCGAGGATTCGCCTGGTTCGACGCCGGCACGCATCAGTCCCTTCTCGATGCCAGCCAGTTCGTTGCAACGCTCGAAGAACGTCAGGGTATCAAGATTGCTTCGCCGGAAGAGATCGCATGGCGGCAGAAATGGATCGACGATGGCCAGTTTACGCGTCTTATCGCACCGCTTCGCAAAAGCGGATACGGCCTGTACCTGCAGCATGTACTGAAAACCGAGAACGACCTGTAA